The following are encoded in a window of Flavobacterium sp. WC2421 genomic DNA:
- a CDS encoding DUF983 domain-containing protein has product MANSLVHILNNECPHCNKGKVFNEKSIFFNIGFPKMNQSCSHCHYKFEKEPGYFFGAMYVNYGLTVAQSIATYVIAQFFFVETFDLRIIAIIAFVIIAMASFNIRFSRLLWIYMFKNYSL; this is encoded by the coding sequence ATGGCAAATTCACTTGTTCACATCCTAAATAATGAATGTCCTCACTGTAATAAAGGTAAGGTTTTCAATGAAAAAAGCATCTTTTTTAACATTGGGTTTCCAAAGATGAATCAAAGTTGCTCTCACTGCCACTATAAATTCGAGAAAGAACCCGGTTACTTTTTTGGCGCCATGTATGTCAATTATGGACTAACTGTTGCACAATCAATTGCGACCTACGTTATAGCCCAATTTTTCTTTGTAGAAACATTCGACTTACGTATTATTGCTATCATCGCCTTTGTAATCATAGCAATGGCTTCTTTTAATATCCGTTTTTCTAGATTATTATGGATTTATATGTTTAAAAATTATTCGTTATAA
- the purT gene encoding formate-dependent phosphoribosylglycinamide formyltransferase, translating into MKILLLGSGELGKEFVIAAQRIGQTVIAVDSYENAPAMQVAHGFEVINMLDGVELDRIVAKHQPDFIVPEIEAIRTERFYDYEKQGITVVPSAKAANFTMNRKAIRDLAAKELGLKTANYRYATTAEELQKGVEAVGMPCVVKPLMSSSGKGQSTIKTEADIEQAWNYAVEGSRGDVVEVIVEAFVKFNSEITLLTVTQNNNPTLFCAPIGHRQERGDYQESWQPARISDAALYEAQDMAEKVTEALGGAGLFGVEFFLADDGVYFSELSPRPHDTGMVTLAGTQNFNEFELHLRAILSLPISGITLEKAGASAVILASENSTNPTFIGLEQIAALPKTDFRIFGKPTSRPYRRMGVALTNDTLETPIEEIVERAKEAAALIEVHY; encoded by the coding sequence ATGAAAATACTATTGCTAGGTTCAGGTGAATTAGGAAAAGAATTTGTAATCGCAGCGCAACGCATCGGGCAAACCGTAATTGCCGTTGACAGTTATGAAAACGCACCCGCCATGCAAGTAGCTCATGGATTTGAAGTTATCAATATGCTTGATGGAGTCGAACTCGATCGTATTGTAGCCAAACACCAACCTGATTTTATTGTTCCCGAAATTGAAGCCATTCGTACCGAACGTTTTTATGATTATGAGAAGCAAGGAATTACAGTAGTTCCATCGGCAAAAGCGGCTAACTTTACCATGAATCGCAAAGCCATTCGCGATCTCGCTGCTAAAGAATTGGGATTAAAAACAGCCAATTACCGTTATGCCACAACTGCCGAAGAACTGCAAAAAGGAGTCGAAGCTGTCGGAATGCCTTGTGTGGTAAAACCCTTAATGTCTTCCTCTGGAAAAGGGCAATCCACTATAAAAACCGAAGCCGACATTGAGCAAGCGTGGAATTACGCCGTTGAAGGATCACGTGGTGACGTGGTTGAAGTAATTGTCGAGGCGTTTGTAAAATTCAATTCGGAGATTACTTTATTAACCGTTACCCAAAATAACAATCCTACATTGTTTTGTGCGCCTATAGGTCACCGACAAGAACGGGGCGATTACCAGGAAAGCTGGCAACCTGCTAGAATATCGGATGCAGCCTTGTATGAAGCACAAGACATGGCCGAAAAAGTAACCGAAGCACTTGGTGGTGCTGGACTTTTTGGTGTAGAGTTTTTCTTGGCCGATGATGGGGTCTATTTCTCTGAACTCTCCCCTCGCCCACATGATACTGGAATGGTAACACTCGCAGGAACACAAAATTTCAATGAATTCGAATTGCATTTACGAGCCATCTTAAGTTTACCGATTTCTGGAATTACACTTGAAAAAGCAGGAGCCAGTGCGGTAATTTTAGCTTCGGAAAACAGTACAAATCCAACATTTATTGGACTAGAACAAATAGCCGCTTTACCAAAAACTGATTTTAGAATCTTTGGCAAACCCACATCACGTCCGTACAGAAGAATGGGAGTGGCATTAACAAATGACACCTTAGAAACCCCTATTGAAGAAATTGTAGAACGTGCCAAAGAAGCAGCCGCATTAATAGAAGTTCATTATTAA
- the apaG gene encoding Co2+/Mg2+ efflux protein ApaG: MVSQITRGIKISVLTSFEGTYFKNYKIHFAFSYEITIENHSKDSVQLTSRHWEIFDSLNDIEIVDGEGIIGKKPVLKPGELHTYSSGCLLASPYGAMKGYFNMINFTTTKPFKVFVPTFRLSAPFALN, encoded by the coding sequence ATGGTTTCTCAAATTACAAGAGGCATAAAAATTTCCGTTTTGACTAGTTTTGAAGGCACTTACTTCAAAAACTATAAGATTCATTTTGCCTTTAGTTACGAGATTACAATTGAGAACCACAGTAAGGATTCGGTTCAACTAACTTCTCGTCATTGGGAAATTTTTGATTCATTAAATGATATAGAAATAGTTGACGGTGAAGGCATAATAGGAAAAAAACCCGTTTTAAAACCTGGTGAGCTTCACACGTATAGTTCTGGTTGTCTTTTAGCTTCGCCTTATGGAGCTATGAAAGGGTACTTCAATATGATTAATTTCACTACTACAAAACCCTTTAAAGTATTTGTTCCTACCTTTAGATTAAGTGCACCATTTGCTTTAAATTAA
- a CDS encoding Crp/Fnr family transcriptional regulator has translation MPLILQNIAKHILLTPEEQQLFLSKIEVHHFKAKTILLNSGEICTHSYFVNSGLLRSFNINDNIVEHVLNFACEGYWIGDMYSLISQKPGNLFIEVLEDAEIVFLSKENQELLYSKIPKLERFFRILTENSLVANQERLMDNLSLSAEERFEKFCKRYPTLIQKVPQKQIASYIGVTPEFFSKMKSRLLRK, from the coding sequence ATGCCTTTAATACTTCAAAATATTGCAAAACACATCCTACTCACACCTGAGGAGCAACAACTATTTTTATCCAAAATTGAAGTACATCATTTTAAGGCAAAAACTATTTTATTGAACTCAGGAGAAATTTGTACCCATTCCTATTTTGTAAATTCTGGACTGCTGAGAAGCTTTAATATTAATGATAATATAGTAGAGCATGTACTTAATTTTGCCTGTGAAGGCTATTGGATTGGAGATATGTATAGTTTAATATCACAAAAGCCAGGAAATCTTTTTATTGAAGTACTAGAAGATGCTGAAATTGTTTTTCTTTCTAAAGAAAATCAAGAACTATTATACAGCAAAATACCAAAACTAGAGCGCTTTTTTAGAATCCTAACCGAAAATTCATTGGTAGCCAATCAAGAGCGTTTAATGGACAACTTAAGCCTATCTGCTGAAGAGCGCTTTGAGAAATTTTGCAAAAGATACCCAACACTTATTCAAAAAGTTCCTCAAAAACAAATTGCATCCTACATAGGTGTTACTCCTGAATTTTTTAGCAAAATGAAATCTCGACTACTTAGAAAGTAG
- a CDS encoding pyridoxal phosphate-dependent aminotransferase: MNPLSDRINNLATSQTLAMAALARELKAQGKDIISLSLGEPDFNTPDFIKEAAKQAIDDNYSTYSPVEGYGDLKEAICRKFKRDNNLEYKPSQIVVSTGAKQSLYNIAQVMLNDGDEVILPAPYWVSYFEIVKLSGGVPVEVPTSIETDFKITPAQLEAAITPKTKMMWFSTPCNPSGSVYNREELTALAAVLEKHPNVYVVADEIYEHINFSGTFCSIGSIPGMFDKTITVNGVAKAFAMTGYRIGYIGAPEFIAKACTKIQGQVTSGANSIAQRATITAVDADPSVLKHMVDAFHSRRDLVVGLLKEIPGVKINVPEGAFYVFPDVSSFFGKTLKGTEIKNAMDLSMYLLAEANVATVTGDAFGNPDCIRFSYATSDEILKEALKRIKDALAL; the protein is encoded by the coding sequence ATGAATCCACTTTCAGACAGAATTAACAATCTAGCGACTTCACAAACATTAGCAATGGCTGCTTTAGCTAGAGAATTAAAAGCACAAGGAAAAGACATCATCAGTTTAAGTTTAGGGGAACCTGACTTCAATACACCTGACTTCATTAAAGAAGCAGCAAAACAAGCTATTGACGATAATTATAGCACTTATTCTCCAGTTGAAGGATACGGTGATTTGAAAGAAGCAATTTGCCGAAAATTCAAAAGAGACAACAATTTAGAGTACAAACCATCTCAAATTGTAGTTTCAACAGGAGCAAAACAATCTTTGTACAACATTGCACAAGTAATGTTAAACGATGGTGACGAAGTTATTTTACCTGCACCGTACTGGGTTTCATATTTCGAAATCGTAAAATTATCTGGAGGAGTTCCTGTAGAAGTTCCTACTTCTATCGAAACTGATTTCAAAATCACTCCAGCGCAACTAGAAGCAGCAATCACACCAAAAACAAAAATGATGTGGTTCTCAACTCCTTGTAATCCATCAGGATCTGTTTACAACCGTGAGGAGTTAACAGCTCTTGCTGCAGTATTAGAAAAACACCCTAACGTATATGTTGTTGCTGATGAAATTTATGAGCACATCAATTTCTCAGGAACTTTTTGTAGTATTGGTTCTATCCCAGGAATGTTTGACAAAACGATAACTGTAAACGGAGTTGCCAAAGCTTTTGCTATGACAGGATACCGTATTGGTTACATTGGAGCACCTGAATTTATCGCTAAAGCGTGTACCAAAATTCAAGGTCAAGTAACTTCAGGAGCTAACAGTATTGCACAACGTGCTACAATTACGGCAGTCGATGCTGATCCATCGGTTTTGAAACACATGGTTGACGCTTTTCATTCTCGTAGAGATTTAGTAGTTGGTTTATTGAAAGAAATTCCAGGAGTAAAAATCAACGTTCCAGAAGGAGCATTTTACGTATTTCCTGACGTTTCTTCTTTCTTCGGAAAAACATTAAAAGGTACTGAAATCAAAAATGCAATGGATTTATCTATGTACCTATTAGCCGAAGCTAATGTAGCTACGGTAACAGGTGATGCTTTTGGAAACCCTGACTGTATCCGTTTCTCTTACGCAACTAGCGACGAGATATTGAAAGAAGCATTAAAAAGAATCAAAGATGCATTAGCACTATAA
- the pruA gene encoding L-glutamate gamma-semialdehyde dehydrogenase: protein MLKGFFHVPKAVNEPVKGYAPNSPEKAAVQAAYTKMWNSKIDVPLYIGSEEIRTGNTKNMSAPHDHKHIVGTYHLAEKSHVEKAIANALESRTAWANMAWEQRAAIFLKAAELIAGPYRARINAATMIAQSKNIHQAEIDASCELIDFLRFNVEFMTQIYGDQPTSTSDMWNRLEYRPLEGFVYAITPFNFTAIAANLPASAAMMGNVVIWKPSDSQVFSAQIIIEVFKEAGVPDGVINVVFGDALMVTDTVLASRDFAGLHFTGSTHVFKDIWAKIGTNIHHYKTYPRIVGETGGKDFIIAHPSANAKQVSTGIVRGAFEFQGQKCSAASRAYVPQSLWPAIKEQIITDVKSMKMGSPEDFGNFITAVIHEGSFDKLAGFIDQAKKDADAEIIVGGNYDKSVGYFIEPTVIVTTNPHYTTMATELFGPVMTIFVYEDAKWEETLELVDTTSEYALTGAVFSQDRYAIEVATVKLQNAAGNFYINDKPTGAVVGQQPFGGARASGTNDKAGSPLNLLRWASPRTIKETFVTPVDYRYPFLGE, encoded by the coding sequence ATGCTAAAAGGATTTTTTCACGTACCAAAAGCGGTAAACGAACCAGTAAAAGGGTATGCACCAAATTCACCTGAAAAAGCAGCCGTACAAGCAGCTTACACTAAAATGTGGAATTCTAAAATCGATGTCCCTCTATATATTGGAAGCGAAGAAATTAGAACTGGAAATACAAAAAACATGTCGGCTCCTCACGACCACAAACATATTGTAGGAACATACCACCTTGCTGAAAAATCACATGTTGAGAAAGCTATTGCTAATGCTTTAGAATCTAGAACAGCATGGGCAAACATGGCTTGGGAACAACGTGCAGCTATTTTCTTAAAAGCAGCTGAACTAATTGCAGGACCTTACAGAGCTAGAATCAATGCTGCAACAATGATTGCGCAATCTAAAAATATACACCAAGCAGAAATTGATGCTTCCTGTGAGCTGATTGACTTTTTACGTTTTAACGTAGAGTTTATGACTCAAATATACGGAGATCAACCAACGTCTACTTCAGATATGTGGAACCGTCTAGAATACAGACCCCTAGAAGGATTTGTATACGCGATTACTCCATTTAACTTTACAGCAATTGCTGCTAATCTTCCTGCAAGTGCTGCCATGATGGGTAACGTAGTGATTTGGAAACCAAGTGATAGCCAAGTATTCTCAGCACAAATTATTATTGAAGTATTCAAAGAAGCAGGAGTTCCTGATGGAGTTATCAATGTTGTTTTTGGTGATGCGTTAATGGTTACGGATACGGTTCTTGCAAGTCGTGATTTTGCAGGATTGCATTTCACAGGTTCAACTCATGTTTTCAAAGACATTTGGGCAAAAATTGGAACAAACATTCACCACTATAAAACATACCCAAGAATTGTGGGAGAAACTGGTGGTAAAGATTTTATCATTGCACACCCTAGCGCTAATGCGAAACAAGTTTCTACTGGAATTGTACGTGGCGCTTTCGAATTTCAAGGACAAAAATGTTCAGCAGCTTCTAGAGCTTATGTACCACAAAGTTTGTGGCCAGCGATTAAAGAACAAATTATCACTGATGTAAAATCAATGAAAATGGGTTCTCCAGAAGATTTTGGTAACTTTATCACAGCTGTTATTCATGAAGGTTCATTTGATAAATTAGCTGGTTTTATTGACCAAGCTAAAAAAGATGCAGATGCTGAAATCATCGTTGGAGGAAACTACGACAAATCAGTGGGATATTTTATTGAGCCTACAGTTATCGTAACAACAAACCCTCATTACACCACAATGGCAACTGAATTATTCGGACCAGTAATGACTATTTTCGTTTACGAAGATGCGAAATGGGAAGAAACACTGGAATTAGTAGATACTACATCTGAATATGCATTAACGGGAGCTGTTTTCAGTCAAGATCGTTATGCAATTGAAGTAGCAACCGTAAAATTACAAAATGCTGCTGGTAACTTCTATATCAATGATAAACCAACAGGTGCTGTTGTAGGTCAACAACCATTTGGTGGAGCAAGAGCTTCAGGAACAAATGACAAGGCAGGTTCTCCATTGAACTTATTGCGTTGGGCTTCTCCTAGAACAATCAAAGAAACTTTTGTTACTCCAGTTGATTACAGATACCCGTTTTTGGGAGAATAA
- a CDS encoding DUF5103 domain-containing protein, producing the protein MLYSFFRKIILLFIITSASAQVETEVAPPFNIKTVSFIQNNQNTIPVFELGSGFQLQFDDLYGNEADYYYEIIHCDYNWAPSEIPKNDYLLGFDNQRIQDYSNSFNTLQIYSHYNLSIPNQYTQQLRLSGNYILKILNENKEVVFSRKFILYEDLVTVPIQIKRARTVANLEYKQNLEFSIKSTTINFQNPLKNIKVVLFQNDKLNNAIKNIVPQYTIGNDLIYKYDTETQFWAGNEFLYFENKDIKVANNNVARVDSSTDIYGAYLYTNNARTNFPYSLREDIDGRFLVRNINAENNEIEADYAWVYFSLSAPTFRINKDIYINGMFNNYSLAPEYKMDYNAKKGIYEKALLIKQGFTNYEYVVSDTKGNIDYENAIDGNFYQTENNYSVLVYYRENTDRYDKVIGKGTASSINIIN; encoded by the coding sequence ATGCTCTACTCTTTTTTTCGAAAAATAATATTGCTTTTTATAATCACCTCAGCTTCTGCTCAAGTAGAAACTGAAGTTGCTCCCCCATTTAATATCAAGACGGTTTCTTTTATCCAAAATAATCAAAATACAATTCCTGTTTTTGAATTGGGTAGTGGGTTTCAATTACAATTTGATGACTTATACGGAAATGAAGCTGATTATTACTATGAAATTATCCATTGTGATTACAATTGGGCACCTTCAGAAATACCAAAAAACGATTACTTACTAGGATTCGACAACCAAAGAATTCAAGATTACAGTAATTCTTTTAATACTTTACAGATATACTCTCACTACAATCTTTCCATTCCCAATCAATACACCCAACAATTACGACTTAGCGGAAATTATATATTGAAGATTTTAAATGAAAATAAAGAAGTTGTTTTTTCTAGAAAATTTATTCTTTACGAAGACTTGGTAACCGTTCCAATTCAAATAAAAAGAGCCCGAACAGTAGCCAATTTAGAATATAAACAAAATCTAGAGTTTTCTATAAAATCAACTACAATCAACTTTCAAAATCCCTTAAAAAATATTAAAGTAGTACTATTTCAAAATGACAAGTTGAACAATGCTATTAAAAATATAGTGCCTCAATATACGATAGGTAACGATTTAATTTATAAATACGACACGGAAACCCAGTTTTGGGCGGGAAATGAATTTTTATATTTTGAGAATAAAGACATAAAAGTGGCCAATAATAATGTAGCTCGTGTGGATTCAAGCACTGATATTTATGGTGCCTATTTATATACTAATAACGCCCGAACAAATTTCCCTTACTCTTTACGGGAAGATATAGATGGTCGTTTTCTAGTTCGTAATATCAATGCTGAAAATAATGAAATCGAAGCCGATTATGCATGGGTTTATTTTAGTCTTTCCGCACCTACTTTTAGAATAAACAAAGACATTTACATCAACGGGATGTTCAACAACTATAGTTTGGCCCCAGAATACAAGATGGATTACAATGCTAAAAAAGGGATTTATGAAAAAGCGTTGCTAATAAAACAAGGATTTACCAATTATGAATATGTAGTATCTGATACGAAAGGAAACATCGATTATGAAAATGCAATAGATGGAAATTTTTATCAAACCGAGAATAATTACTCCGTTTTAGTATATTACAGAGAAAATACCGATCGCTACGACAAGGTTATTGGCAAAGGAACCGCTAGTTCGATAAACATCATAAACTAA
- a CDS encoding Gfo/Idh/MocA family protein: MKKISRRTFVHNFGIGVGATTVMASLPSFMSLAENNSAIHDEKKLNIALIGLGRYAGYLAEGLQVSKYCRLAGIVTGTPSKAVDWGKKYNIPEKNKYNYQNFDSIIHNKDIDLVYVVLPNAMHKEYVIRAAKAGKHVIVEKPMAVTASDCQEMIDACEKAGVQLAVGYRLHYEPYNLEMKRLGQEKVFGQVRLIETSLGYNTGDTIDWHQKKALSGGGPLVNLGIYCIQASRYILGEEPISVTAQFGPITNKIKYAEVEESITWQMNFPSGAVSNSASTNNCGVDRLFASADDGFFELSPAISYGPFKGRTSNGELNFPEINQQQTQLDEIGKLILENKKLPSHITGEEGIKDVRIIEAIYEAAETGKKVSLI; encoded by the coding sequence ATGAAAAAAATATCTAGACGCACTTTTGTACATAATTTTGGTATTGGAGTTGGGGCAACAACAGTAATGGCATCATTGCCTTCATTTATGAGCTTGGCTGAAAATAATAGTGCCATTCATGACGAAAAAAAACTGAATATTGCTCTTATCGGATTGGGTCGTTATGCAGGATATTTAGCCGAGGGATTACAAGTTTCTAAATATTGTCGTTTAGCGGGAATTGTAACAGGAACACCTTCAAAAGCTGTAGATTGGGGAAAGAAATACAATATTCCAGAGAAAAATAAATACAATTATCAAAATTTTGATAGCATCATTCACAACAAAGACATTGATTTGGTCTATGTGGTTTTGCCTAATGCGATGCACAAGGAATATGTGATTAGGGCTGCAAAGGCAGGAAAACATGTTATTGTAGAGAAACCTATGGCAGTTACGGCTAGTGATTGTCAAGAAATGATTGACGCTTGCGAGAAAGCGGGTGTTCAATTAGCCGTTGGTTATCGTTTGCATTACGAACCGTATAATTTAGAGATGAAACGATTGGGTCAAGAAAAGGTTTTTGGTCAAGTGCGTTTAATAGAAACTTCTTTAGGTTATAATACAGGCGATACGATTGATTGGCATCAAAAAAAGGCATTGTCGGGAGGTGGGCCGTTGGTTAATTTAGGAATTTATTGCATTCAAGCGAGTCGCTATATACTGGGTGAAGAACCTATTTCGGTAACGGCGCAATTTGGCCCCATTACTAATAAAATTAAATATGCCGAGGTTGAAGAATCGATTACATGGCAAATGAATTTTCCAAGTGGAGCAGTTAGTAACTCCGCTAGTACTAATAATTGTGGAGTTGATAGGTTATTTGCATCGGCTGATGATGGTTTTTTTGAATTAAGTCCTGCTATAAGTTACGGACCATTTAAAGGAAGAACTAGTAATGGAGAATTGAATTTCCCTGAAATAAATCAACAGCAAACGCAACTTGATGAAATAGGAAAATTGATTTTAGAAAATAAAAAATTACCTAGTCATATTACTGGAGAAGAAGGAATAAAGGATGTCCGAATTATAGAAGCTATTTACGAAGCTGCCGAAACAGGCAAAAAAGTTTCTTTGATTTAA
- a CDS encoding fatty acid desaturase: MNNTAPTFAKQDKLKFFRTLNSRVNNYFKENNIQKTGNWRLYLKTIILITVFLAPYFLILTLDMPFWAHLLLTIVMGIGMAGVGMNVMHDGNHGSYSNKGWVNKFMGGTIYVLAGNVHNWQVQHNVLHHTYTNIPGHDEDLDAGRIIRFTKDAKWHNFHRFQQYYSVFLYGLLTFNWALTTDFKQMRSYLKRKLSYGEAKSPKILWTTLIITKIIYVSIWIVLPIVIGITWWKVLIGFFVMHYTAGLILSVVFQLAHVVEETTNPSPNELGEMDNTWAIHQLFTTTNFAPRNAIVNWYTGGLNHQIEHHIFPNISHVHYGKIAKIVKETALECNLPYYEYKTMRAAVIAHFKHLKELGMKPEMI; encoded by the coding sequence ATGAATAATACTGCACCTACATTTGCAAAACAAGATAAACTGAAGTTCTTCAGAACACTTAACTCGCGGGTGAACAATTACTTCAAGGAAAACAACATCCAAAAAACAGGAAACTGGAGGCTTTATTTAAAAACGATTATTCTTATTACCGTTTTTCTAGCTCCTTACTTCTTGATTTTAACATTGGACATGCCTTTCTGGGCACATCTTCTATTGACCATTGTTATGGGAATAGGAATGGCTGGAGTAGGAATGAATGTAATGCATGATGGAAATCATGGTTCATATTCTAACAAAGGTTGGGTTAATAAATTTATGGGAGGAACCATTTATGTTTTGGCCGGAAATGTTCACAACTGGCAAGTACAGCATAATGTGTTACACCATACATATACTAACATCCCAGGTCATGATGAAGATCTAGATGCAGGAAGAATCATTCGTTTTACAAAAGACGCAAAGTGGCATAATTTCCACCGTTTCCAACAATATTATTCCGTGTTTTTATACGGCTTACTTACTTTTAATTGGGCTTTAACAACTGATTTCAAGCAAATGAGAAGTTACCTAAAAAGAAAACTATCTTATGGAGAAGCCAAGAGTCCAAAAATACTTTGGACCACATTAATTATCACTAAAATCATCTACGTTTCTATCTGGATTGTACTACCAATCGTTATTGGTATCACTTGGTGGAAAGTATTAATAGGATTTTTTGTAATGCATTATACGGCTGGATTAATACTAAGTGTAGTATTCCAATTAGCACATGTTGTAGAAGAAACGACTAATCCATCACCAAATGAATTAGGCGAAATGGATAACACTTGGGCCATTCACCAATTATTCACCACTACTAATTTTGCTCCAAGAAACGCAATTGTAAACTGGTACACTGGAGGATTAAACCACCAAATTGAACACCATATTTTTCCTAACATCAGTCATGTACATTACGGAAAAATTGCCAAAATTGTAAAAGAAACAGCATTAGAATGTAACTTGCCTTATTACGAATACAAGACAATGCGTGCTGCGGTTATTGCACACTTTAAACATTTGAAAGAGTTAGGCATGAAACCCGAAATGATATAA
- the rsmG gene encoding 16S rRNA (guanine(527)-N(7))-methyltransferase RsmG, whose protein sequence is MDEIIKYFPYLTEIQKEQFAKLDFLYHDWNEKINVISRKDIDALYTKHILHSLGIAKVMKFEPGTFVLDVGTGGGFPGIPLAILFPETRFFLIDIIAKKIKVVQGVVDALELKNVKAEQLRAENVKGDFDFIVSRAVTNMPDFVSWVKTKIKKQQKHALKNGILYLKGGDLTEELKDFPKATEYNLADFFEDEFFETKKVVHLPLKFVV, encoded by the coding sequence ATGGATGAGATTATTAAGTATTTTCCTTATTTAACTGAGATTCAAAAAGAACAATTCGCAAAATTGGATTTTTTATATCACGATTGGAATGAAAAAATAAATGTTATTTCTAGAAAAGATATAGACGCTTTATATACTAAGCATATTTTGCATTCACTTGGAATTGCAAAAGTTATGAAATTTGAACCAGGAACTTTTGTTCTCGATGTGGGCACTGGTGGAGGATTTCCTGGAATTCCTTTGGCGATTCTTTTTCCTGAAACGCGTTTCTTTTTGATAGATATAATTGCCAAGAAAATAAAAGTAGTTCAAGGAGTTGTTGATGCATTAGAATTAAAAAATGTAAAAGCAGAACAATTACGTGCTGAAAATGTGAAGGGAGACTTTGATTTTATCGTAAGTCGTGCCGTTACGAATATGCCAGATTTTGTTTCTTGGGTGAAAACCAAAATAAAAAAGCAACAGAAACACGCTTTGAAAAACGGAATCTTATACCTTAAAGGAGGAGATTTAACCGAAGAGTTGAAGGATTTTCCTAAGGCAACAGAATATAATTTAGCCGACTTTTTTGAAGATGAATTCTTTGAAACCAAGAAGGTGGTGCATTTACCATTGAAGTTTGTGGTTTAA
- a CDS encoding AraC family transcriptional regulator, with translation MKKYPIYNIQQFNCNSVNSDFYINTFKNHLVTHSFVEKPHRHDFYLLVFFTAGSGSHEVDFDKFKVQPGSIFVLQPGQMHHWNLSEDVDGFVVFYSKEMYNLYFGQKDVDSFPFYFSVNTKSEILLTDQESIALQPLFKMMLAESLEYKIFKQDKILNLLDCIHIELARKYNETVVPEVHAYNSKIKQFGQLVEKKFIDEKAASFYADALNISLKHLNRICNEILKKTTTQVITDRIILEAKRMLMNKNLTINEIATKLGYDDYSYFVRLFKKNTSMTPKGFRLSKQ, from the coding sequence ATGAAAAAATACCCTATTTACAACATACAACAGTTCAATTGCAATTCAGTCAACAGTGATTTTTATATCAATACGTTTAAGAATCATTTAGTGACTCATAGTTTTGTAGAAAAACCGCATCGGCATGATTTTTATTTATTAGTCTTTTTTACAGCTGGTTCAGGCAGTCACGAGGTGGATTTTGATAAGTTTAAAGTGCAACCTGGAAGTATTTTTGTTTTGCAACCAGGGCAAATGCATCACTGGAATTTATCAGAAGACGTAGATGGTTTTGTTGTTTTTTATTCAAAAGAAATGTACAATCTCTATTTTGGACAAAAAGACGTAGACAGTTTTCCTTTTTACTTTTCGGTGAACACCAAATCAGAAATTTTATTAACAGATCAAGAATCAATAGCACTACAGCCGTTGTTTAAAATGATGCTTGCGGAAAGTTTAGAATATAAAATTTTTAAACAAGACAAAATCTTGAATTTATTGGATTGTATTCATATTGAATTGGCTCGAAAATACAATGAGACCGTAGTACCTGAAGTACATGCCTACAATAGTAAAATCAAGCAATTTGGGCAATTAGTAGAAAAAAAATTTATTGATGAAAAAGCAGCCTCTTTTTATGCAGATGCACTGAATATTAGCTTAAAGCATCTCAATAGAATTTGTAATGAAATCCTAAAAAAGACAACGACTCAGGTTATAACAGACAGAATAATTCTGGAAGCAAAACGCATGTTGATGAATAAAAACTTAACCATAAACGAAATCGCTACCAAATTAGGTTACGATGATTACTCTTATTTTGTGCGTTTGTTTAAGAAAAATACTTCGATGACTCCAAAGGGATTTCGACTATCAAAGCAATAA